A DNA window from Plasmodium brasilianum strain Bolivian I chromosome 12, whole genome shotgun sequence contains the following coding sequences:
- a CDS encoding exosome complex exonuclease RRP6: protein MEYCSKKIEDLVKGKVLLGELQNDENNYLMKKLLNNIVEIVKLTNKISYNCLYKNNVDSVMSNSSEIKDLQNELLKTVYDLLLYSSNDKTKNMLKDQYAKDYSVLPNNYHIISSTLEEIISRSKDCFKFFHIDNKDTSILTCRNTKNVSSNYLNDSEGIDRNYLNEVVYSQLTQKKEKNEISDEHHNEEYQKTGNKCNYNILSIGERKEENSGKCYVEKFDKKMNNSETTLMRDIKEEESTIFEKILNPNILIIDNDSEDSCILTDVQNNSNKKVKKEIYKNSKRKKQKSTSTTERNKGKYNKEDAFHHKENTDKKVQNSWLHLTNNYAKIFIPRVPFKYNKLVDLNDDLIEAMECQERYIKKKKLLLQYREEFNCKKLKYTSSADIIKEIFNDNEIREINDAISDVSEISDMGKKEDQVSVVNKMNCSSNSINANNSNNANNSNNANNMEECKRVKDEKGGMFPPSCSSSDISITNYNSVISDDFFCKMLKKLNKEINKYDYKFSSLSHPYEYEINNLIELYKNCDDSISKFVKINVELTKPLKINEKEYKIIDKRSELIDMINVIKTRQDRFSIMVAVNYKNSYRGFSSLILIGTSELDYIIDVYTIFEDIYLLNEITTDPSILKITYNSENVILYLQKDFSIYFVNIIDILICSNYLNIKNTLTYLVYNYFNVSINSIGLSSKYLTRPLTPDVIYTLRISFHYLYYLFDYVLTDLYFNFVFNKCRSDDRNDDRVNDKIEDEDKIKKSDEENDENITAIWINHKDSNISGTGNIYVNFEKIKFVDLSEEEKKYGEEIIRNVFMHSNKACTKVHKVKDVCDIMKTKEQIKTIIKASYCLNNSDNLIEDILIWREKLSKKKDESPDYIINIHNIISIILNMPTSMSNLKSNIVPLSNTLSENLEALFEIIIKSNMKKKANVHFYLNYIKNDRFNNSTNGNEKNMIIHYSSNKEKVNTEKYEEAIIVPSMHFQCISNDHKSHFSHTQNDDKIVRSDQKGRNKAYAVDEIFALEKTFFSESENNSDSKCHKRINDSKCISNSGNNHGNNHGKNLVNNNDNKYGNKYDNKYGNKYGNKYGNENHESYTLLSSLLSSVKDRNERVSYVHNHSSSKDTEHSVKAEQGKIKKDINKNKKKRTYNNKNKQMYQSYNQQYNIRSNRGLYSRNILDEIN, encoded by the coding sequence ATGGAATACTgtagtaaaaaaattgaggACTTAGTGAAGGGCAAGGTGCTATTGGGGGAGTTACAAAATGACGAAAACAactatttaatgaaaaagttACTAAATAATATTGTCGAAATAGtgaaattaacaaataagATATCttataattgtttatataagAACAATGTAGATAGTGTAATGTCTAATAGCTCAGAAATAAAAGACTTGCAAAATGAGTTATTAAAAACTGTATACGATTTATTACTGTACAGTAGCaatgataaaacaaaaaatatgttaaaagaTCAATATGCAAAAGACTATTCTGTTTTACCGAATAATTATCATATTATATCCTCAACATTAGAAGAGATAATTTCAAGGTCAAAAGACTGTTTCAAATTTTTCCATATAGATAATAAGGATACATCAATTTTAACATGcagaaatacaaaaaatgtaagtagcaattatttaaatgattcTGAAGGTATTGATAGAAACTATTTGAACGAAGTGGTTTATTCGCAGCTTACacagaaaaaggaaaaaaatgaaatatctGATGAACATCATAATGAGGAATACCAGAAAACAggaaataaatgtaattataatattctcAGTATTGGTGAGagaaaggaagaaaataGCGGTAAATGTTATGTGGAAAAATTCGACAAAAAGATGAATAACAGTGAAACAACTCTTATGAGGGatataaaagaagaagagagtactatttttgaaaaaatacttaatcctaatattttgataattGATAATGATTCAGAAGACAGTTGTATACTTACAGATGTccaaaataatagtaataagaaagtaaaaaaagaaatatataaaaattcaaaaagaaaaaaacaaaaaagtacATCTACAACTGAGCGGAATAAGggtaaatataataaggaGGATGCTTTTCATCATAAGGAGAATACTGATAAAAAAGTTCAGAATTCCTGGTTACACTTGACAAATAATTatgcaaaaatttttattcctcGTGTTCCATtcaaatataacaaattggTTGATCTAAATGACGATTTAATAGAAGCAATGGAATGTCAAGAACGCTATAtcaaaaagaagaaattattattgcAGTATCGAGAAGaatttaattgtaaaaagttaaaatatacaagtaGTGCTGATATTATaaaggaaatatttaatgaCAACGAAATAAGAGAAATAAATGACGCAATAAGCGACGTAAGTGAGATCAGTGATATGGGCAAAAAAGAGGACCAGGTGAGTGTAGTCAACAAAATGAATTGCTCAAGTAACTCAATTAACGCGAATAACTCGAATAATGCGAATAACTCGAATAATGCGAATAACATGGAGGAATGTAAAAGAGTAAAAGACGAAAAAGGGGGGATGTTTCCTCCCTCGTGTAGTAGTTCCGATATCTCTATTACAAATTACAACAGTGTTATTAGCGAcgattttttttgtaaaatgttaaaaaaattgaacaaggaaataaacaaatatgatTACAAATTTAGTAGTTTAAGTCATCCTTATGAATACGAAATAAATAACCTGATTGAACTATACAAGAATTGTGATGATAGCATTTCAAagtttgtaaaaataaatgtggaATTAACAAAgccattaaaaataaatgaaaaagaatataaaataattgataAGAGGAGTGAATTAATAGATAtgataaatgtaataaaaacaagACAAGATAGGTTTTCTATAATGGTAGctgtaaattataaaaactcATATCGTGGATTCAGCTCTTTAATTCTAATAGGAACTAGTGAGCTTGATTATATTATTGATGTTTATACCATATTTGAggatatatatctattaaatgaaataacaaCGGACCCTAGTATATTGAAAATTACGTATAATTCTGAAAATGTTATCCTATATTTGCAAAAAGacttttctatttattttgttaacattattgatattttaatttgttcaaattatttaaatataaaaaatacactAACGTATTTAgtttacaattattttaatgttagCATTAATTCCATTGGGCtttcttcaaaatatttGACTCGACCCCTTACTCCTGATGTTATTTATACTTTGAGAATTTCGTTTCACTATTTGTATTACCTATTTGACTATGTTCTTACGGACTTGTATTTCAACTTCGTATTTAATAAGTGTAGAAGTGATGATAGAAATGATGACCGAGTTAATGACAAAATTGAGGATGAagacaaaattaaaaaaagtgacGAGGAAAACGATGAAAATATTACTGCAATATGGATCAACCATAAGGATTCTAATATCAGTGGTACAGGAAATATTTACGtgaattttgaaaaaataaaatttgttgaCTTATctgaagaggaaaaaaaatatggagaAGAAATTATAAGGAACGTATTTATGCATAGTAATAAAGCATGTACAAAAGTTCATAAAGTAAAAGATGTTTGCGATATTATGAAGACGAAGgaacaaataaaaacaattataaaaGCATCATACTGTTTGAATAATTCTGATAATTTAATAGAggatatattaatatggagagaaaaattatcaaaaaaaaaagacgaaTCACctgattatataattaatattcataatatcaTTTCTATTATTCTAAATATGCCAACATCCATGtctaatttaaaaagtaatatagtACCATTGTCAAACACGTTATCAGAAAATTTAGAAGCCTTatttgaaattattattaaatcgaatatgaagaaaaaagcGAATGTTCACTTTTACttgaattatattaaaaatgatagatttaataatagtaccaatggcaatgaaaaaaatatgatcatACATTATTCATccaataaagaaaaagtaaatacagaaaaatatgaagaagcTATTATCGTTCCCAGTATGCATTTTCAATGTATTTCTAATGATCACAAAAGCCATTTTTCACATACGCaaaatgatgataaaatAGTTCGAAGCGACCAAAAAGGTCGAAATAAGGCCTACGCAGTAGATGAAATATTTGCCTTAGAAAAAACGTTTTTTAGTGAAAGCGAAAATAATAGCGATTCGAAATGTCATAAAAGAATTAACGATAGTAAATGTATTAGTAATAGTGGTAATAATCATGGTAACAATCATGGTAAAAATCTTGTtaacaataatgataataaatatggtaataaatatgataataaatatggtAATAAATATGGTAATAAATATGGTAATGAGAACCATGAAAGCTACACACTCTTGTCTTCCTTACTTAGTTCTGTTAAAGATCGTAATGAGAGGGTGAGCTATGTGCATAATCACAGTAGTAGTAAGGACACTGAACATAGTGTAAAAGCAGAACAGGGGAAGATTAAGAAAGACAtaaataagaacaaaaaaaaacgcacttataataacaaaaataagcAGATGTACCAGTCATATAATCAACAGTACAATATCAGAAGTAACAGAGGGCTATATTCCAGAAATATTCTGGATGAAATAAACTGA